The following proteins are co-located in the Dietzia timorensis genome:
- a CDS encoding alkaline phosphatase produces MSMLRRSVRSVSAVTFSACMVVSIAGAGVAQSQSLESQSTAAFGSLQQAGSSLGSLEDLLPGGKAPKNIIYMVGDGMGFNHVANTNLFESGQSRYAVEGEADGEALEEAGGEAVQVYEGDEWQQSSMSTYPVDSGYDPVKAWNDNDYINQNVTDSAAAGTAMATGQKTLNGMIGVDAEGNELENTNERALSIGKSAGVVSSVPFNHATPAAWGAHNSDRNALHDMADEMIDSDLNVIFGAGHPDFDDNAAGRDAKYEYLSEEGQDLLESGDSGFEYFDDSETFADLAAGNVSSDRYFGLAPVATTLQQNRDGESVVPGDVPANDVTDLPTMSTAALNVLGQDEDGFQVMIEGGAIDWTGHANESARNVEETQDFNAAVEAVNVWVEKNSNWDETLVIVTADHETGYLSGEDQGDGWKALHGPTGQLPSHQWYSGNHTNQLVPVFVRGAGADAVIAAADKQDPVRGSYIDNTTIAKLTLENWWTAEGK; encoded by the coding sequence ATGTCTATGTTGCGCCGCTCCGTCCGCAGTGTCTCGGCAGTCACCTTCTCGGCCTGCATGGTCGTGAGTATTGCCGGCGCGGGCGTTGCCCAGTCCCAGTCCCTCGAATCCCAGTCGACGGCCGCTTTCGGCTCGCTGCAGCAGGCCGGCTCCTCGCTCGGCTCGCTCGAGGACCTCCTTCCCGGTGGCAAGGCCCCGAAGAACATCATCTACATGGTCGGCGATGGCATGGGCTTCAACCACGTCGCCAACACCAACTTGTTCGAGTCCGGCCAGTCGCGCTACGCGGTCGAGGGCGAGGCCGACGGCGAGGCGCTGGAGGAGGCCGGCGGTGAGGCCGTGCAGGTCTACGAGGGCGACGAGTGGCAGCAGTCCTCGATGTCGACCTACCCGGTGGACAGCGGATACGACCCGGTCAAGGCGTGGAACGACAACGACTACATCAACCAGAACGTGACCGATTCGGCTGCGGCCGGAACGGCGATGGCCACGGGACAGAAGACCCTCAACGGCATGATCGGCGTCGACGCCGAGGGTAATGAGCTCGAGAACACCAACGAGCGCGCTCTCTCGATCGGTAAGTCCGCCGGTGTCGTGTCGTCGGTTCCGTTCAACCACGCGACCCCGGCCGCATGGGGCGCGCACAACTCCGACCGCAACGCGCTGCACGACATGGCCGACGAGATGATCGACAGCGATCTCAACGTCATCTTCGGCGCCGGGCACCCGGACTTCGACGACAACGCCGCCGGGCGCGACGCGAAGTACGAGTACCTCTCCGAGGAGGGCCAGGACCTGCTCGAGTCCGGCGATTCCGGGTTCGAGTACTTCGATGACAGCGAGACCTTCGCGGACCTCGCCGCGGGCAACGTGTCCTCGGATCGCTACTTCGGGCTCGCGCCGGTCGCCACGACGCTGCAGCAGAACCGCGACGGCGAATCGGTCGTGCCCGGCGATGTTCCGGCCAATGACGTCACCGACCTGCCGACGATGTCCACCGCGGCGCTCAACGTGCTGGGCCAGGACGAGGACGGCTTCCAGGTGATGATCGAGGGCGGCGCCATCGACTGGACCGGCCACGCGAACGAGTCGGCCCGCAACGTCGAGGAGACCCAGGACTTCAACGCGGCGGTCGAGGCAGTGAACGTCTGGGTCGAGAAGAACTCGAACTGGGACGAGACGCTCGTCATCGTTACCGCTGACCACGAGACGGGTTACCTCTCCGGCGAGGACCAGGGTGACGGGTGGAAGGCGCTGCACGGCCCGACCGGACAGCTTCCCTCGCACCAGTGGTACTCGGGTAACCACACGAATCAGCTCGTGCCGGTGTTTGTGCGCGGTGCTGGCGCGGACGCGGTTATCGCGGCCGCCGACAAGCAGGACCCGGTCCGCGGCTCCTACATCGACAACACCACGATCGCGAAGCTCACGCTCGAGAACTGGTGGACCGCCGAGGGCAAGTAG
- a CDS encoding TetR/AcrR family transcriptional regulator, which yields MANEATPTSDAGVVKRRGNTRDRMVRTAGELLGEYGVAGTSIDRVLSVSGAPRGSVYYHFPGGRAEMLSAAVEQAGELVLRTIGESPDPSVALRSFADFWRARLEATGFRAGCPVLAVTVDENPELPELHDQAAAAFAGWQDALAARLAESGLDDGAAAMLAEQSLCLLEGAVAVCRARREIAPLDSAVDAIGALYRLRAEG from the coding sequence ATGGCAAATGAAGCAACTCCGACGTCAGACGCGGGTGTGGTGAAGCGCCGTGGAAACACCCGTGACCGCATGGTGCGCACGGCGGGCGAGCTGCTCGGTGAGTATGGCGTGGCGGGGACGAGCATCGACAGGGTGCTTTCGGTGAGCGGGGCGCCGCGCGGGTCGGTGTACTACCACTTCCCCGGTGGGCGCGCGGAGATGCTGTCGGCGGCGGTGGAGCAGGCCGGCGAGTTGGTGTTGCGGACGATCGGGGAATCGCCGGATCCTTCGGTGGCGCTGCGGTCGTTCGCCGATTTCTGGCGGGCGCGGCTCGAGGCGACCGGTTTTCGTGCTGGCTGCCCGGTGCTGGCGGTGACGGTGGACGAGAATCCCGAGCTGCCGGAGTTGCACGATCAGGCCGCGGCGGCGTTTGCGGGGTGGCAGGACGCGCTGGCCGCGCGCCTGGCCGAGTCCGGGTTGGATGACGGCGCGGCCGCGATGCTCGCGGAGCAGTCGCTATGCCTGCTCGAGGGTGCCGTGGCCGTGTGCCGCGCGCGCCGCGAGATCGCCCCGCTGGATTCGGCGGTCGATGCGATCGGCGCGCTCTATCGGTTGCGCGCCGAAGGTTAA
- a CDS encoding DUF4442 domain-containing protein, with protein MTQSVTPLKRALSHPRTLSIAMSLWPPFLASGVRVEPFAKDFTSVKVRLSRRPWNTNYVGTAFGGSLFSMSDPWWMFLVMQQLGSSYTVWDTAGEIEFVAPGRGTVYGTFEATPEEIDRIREQAAGGDKVLTWFSTDLTDGDGNTIARVRKQVYVRRKKR; from the coding sequence ATGACTCAATCGGTCACGCCACTGAAGAGGGCGCTGTCACACCCGCGCACCCTGTCGATCGCCATGAGCCTGTGGCCGCCGTTCCTCGCCTCCGGCGTGCGCGTCGAGCCCTTCGCCAAGGACTTCACGTCGGTGAAGGTCCGGCTGAGCCGCCGCCCGTGGAACACGAACTACGTGGGCACCGCATTCGGCGGATCGCTATTCTCCATGTCGGATCCGTGGTGGATGTTCCTTGTCATGCAGCAGCTCGGCAGCTCCTACACCGTGTGGGATACCGCGGGCGAGATCGAGTTCGTCGCGCCCGGCCGCGGCACCGTCTACGGCACCTTCGAGGCCACGCCCGAGGAGATCGACCGGATCCGCGAACAGGCCGCCGGCGGAGACAAGGTGCTCACCTGGTTCTCCACCGACCTCACCGACGGCGACGGCAACACCATCGCCCGCGTCCGGAAGCAGGTCTACGTGCGCAGAAAGAAGCGCTAG
- a CDS encoding FUSC family protein — protein sequence MSVIRTPPRLSAWRERVDQGAYGFYARLPPSMRERVRRVAYALIPIVQCGIGAALAWWIASELLGHERPFFAPIAATIALGVSMGKRLRRAFELVVGAVIGIGLGDLLISAIGSGPWQIAIAVIAGQTIAVFLDKGAIFSGQVATSAVLVATLLPPGSNTGYERMIDALVGGLIALAMMSLLPVHPIKRARRETASLLGVSSSILREVAEGLESRDVDRIGDALQSARDTQPALDTLREQVGGGKEIISISPFHLTKRSELDGIADVLNPLDNGVRNIRVLARRAATSVEDSVDIHPKLINLIDHLADGLEDLSRYVARIPDAPDQVTMTRQLRMVAAGLQRELVSGGGITETVVLAQMRSILVDMLQVAGLSKISALATLPATVPKPAVRPEPLTSGEAKSTEGLAPKDAAREVLPPRVIKNMPEVFLDED from the coding sequence ATGAGTGTGATCCGCACGCCGCCTCGGCTCTCGGCCTGGCGTGAGCGAGTAGACCAGGGGGCCTATGGCTTCTACGCCCGGCTTCCCCCGTCGATGCGTGAGCGCGTCCGGCGGGTCGCCTATGCGCTGATCCCGATCGTGCAGTGCGGCATCGGTGCCGCGCTCGCGTGGTGGATCGCCAGCGAACTCCTCGGCCATGAGCGTCCGTTCTTCGCGCCGATAGCCGCGACCATCGCGCTCGGGGTGTCGATGGGGAAGCGGCTCCGACGCGCCTTCGAACTCGTCGTGGGCGCGGTCATCGGCATCGGCCTCGGCGATCTTCTCATCTCCGCAATCGGCTCGGGGCCGTGGCAGATCGCCATCGCCGTCATCGCCGGGCAGACGATCGCGGTATTCCTCGACAAGGGCGCGATCTTCTCCGGCCAGGTCGCCACGTCCGCGGTGCTCGTGGCGACGCTACTGCCGCCGGGCAGTAACACCGGGTACGAGCGCATGATCGACGCGCTCGTCGGCGGGCTCATCGCCCTCGCGATGATGTCGCTGTTGCCCGTCCACCCCATCAAGCGCGCGCGGCGCGAGACGGCCTCGCTGCTCGGGGTGTCCTCGTCGATCCTCCGCGAGGTGGCCGAGGGGCTGGAGAGCCGGGACGTCGACCGTATCGGCGACGCTCTCCAGTCGGCGCGCGATACCCAGCCGGCCCTCGACACACTGCGAGAGCAGGTGGGCGGCGGCAAGGAGATCATCTCCATCTCGCCGTTTCACCTCACCAAGCGCAGCGAGCTCGACGGGATCGCCGACGTGCTCAACCCGCTCGACAACGGGGTGCGCAACATCCGCGTCCTCGCCCGCCGCGCCGCCACGTCGGTCGAGGACTCGGTGGATATCCACCCGAAGCTCATCAACCTCATCGACCACCTCGCCGACGGCTTGGAGGACCTCTCGCGTTACGTTGCGCGCATCCCGGACGCGCCCGACCAGGTGACGATGACCCGCCAGCTCCGCATGGTCGCAGCCGGCCTGCAGCGCGAGCTCGTCTCCGGCGGCGGCATCACCGAGACCGTGGTGCTCGCGCAGATGCGCTCGATCCTCGTCGACATGCTCCAGGTCGCCGGCCTGTCGAAGATCTCCGCGCTGGCCACGCTCCCGGCGACCGTGCCGAAGCCGGCCGTCCGCCCGGAGCCGCTCACCAGTGGCGAGGCCAAGTCGACCGAGGGGCTGGCGCCGAAGGATGCCGCGCGCGAGGTGCTCCCGCCGCGGGTCATCAAGAACATGCCCGAGGTGTTCCTCGACGAGGACTAG
- a CDS encoding DUF3151 domain-containing protein, which produces MTSFGDLLGPPPTRLPGDPEAEEGIATGVDARKVAAESPTASIAWAKLAEDAFDEGDTIGAYAFARTGYHRGLDQLRRNGWKGFGPVPFDHEPNQGFLRCVAVLARAAQKIDEVDEYERCLELLHECDPHAASALGLA; this is translated from the coding sequence ATGACTTCTTTTGGTGATTTGCTCGGACCGCCCCCGACCCGCCTTCCCGGAGACCCGGAGGCCGAAGAGGGCATCGCCACCGGCGTCGACGCCCGCAAGGTCGCCGCAGAGAGCCCCACCGCCTCGATCGCCTGGGCGAAGCTCGCCGAGGACGCCTTCGACGAAGGCGACACGATCGGTGCGTATGCGTTCGCGCGCACCGGCTACCACCGCGGGCTCGATCAGCTGCGGCGCAACGGGTGGAAGGGCTTCGGCCCGGTGCCCTTCGATCACGAACCGAACCAGGGATTCCTCCGCTGCGTCGCCGTGCTCGCCCGCGCCGCGCAGAAGATCGACGAAGTCGACGAGTACGAACGCTGCTTGGAGTTGCTGCATGAGTGTGATCCGCACGCCGCCTCGGCTCTCGGCCTGGCGTGA
- a CDS encoding alkaline phosphatase D family protein, with translation MRPDSDSEDARPAGTNRRTVLKAGAVAAAATGSAFALGKGGIGPFAPAEALAQDAVFRHGVASGDPLSDRVILWTRVTPGPEATPGSGAGPEATVQWEMARDAGFGAIERAGSAVTNGGRDHTVNVDAGGLAPDTWYYYRFRCNGQTSPVGRTRTAPAPGARPGRARFGVVSCSNWEAGFFSGYRHLADRGDIDAVLELGDYIYEYGNGEYAGPNGVVRPHDPAWDIVSLSDYRRRHAQYRTDPDLQRLHAHVPWICTWDDHEIANDAWEHGAENHDAGQGSYSGRKRNGAQAYFEWLPIRPQSLRDGGQLYRRFGWGTLAELSMLDLRSYRSEQPKFYEGRAIDDPGRTMTGAAQFDWLTGGLTSSTARWNLVGNSVMITPVLLPPLDPRVTKALTDLTGLPEEGVPYNADQWDGYAAERRRLFDTIADAGIDNCVFLTGDIHTSWACDLPRRAAAPAEGLVGAEFVVPSITSNNIDDMIGLPEGNPLSDAAETALPAVNHHIRWVDLDRHGYGVFELTEGFAHMDYFAVFSREDAGTGTYRMGGWRKPQGSGPIQPAGPLP, from the coding sequence GTGCGCCCTGATTCGGATTCTGAGGACGCCCGCCCCGCGGGTACGAACCGCCGCACCGTACTCAAGGCCGGCGCCGTCGCCGCAGCCGCGACCGGCTCGGCCTTCGCGCTCGGCAAGGGCGGCATCGGGCCGTTCGCGCCCGCCGAGGCGCTGGCCCAGGATGCGGTGTTCCGGCACGGCGTGGCCTCCGGCGATCCCTTGAGCGACCGCGTGATCCTGTGGACCCGCGTGACCCCTGGTCCCGAGGCCACTCCGGGTTCCGGGGCCGGCCCGGAGGCCACCGTCCAGTGGGAGATGGCGCGCGACGCGGGCTTCGGCGCCATCGAGCGCGCGGGCTCCGCCGTCACAAATGGCGGCAGAGACCACACCGTGAACGTCGACGCCGGCGGGCTCGCCCCGGACACGTGGTACTACTACCGCTTCCGGTGTAACGGGCAGACCTCGCCGGTCGGGCGCACGCGTACCGCGCCCGCGCCGGGGGCGAGGCCGGGCCGCGCGCGCTTCGGCGTCGTCTCGTGCTCGAACTGGGAGGCCGGGTTCTTCTCCGGTTACCGGCACCTTGCCGACCGCGGCGACATCGACGCGGTGCTCGAGCTCGGCGACTACATCTACGAGTACGGCAACGGCGAATACGCGGGGCCGAACGGAGTCGTCCGCCCGCACGATCCGGCGTGGGACATCGTCTCGCTGTCCGATTACCGGCGCCGCCACGCGCAGTACCGCACCGACCCGGACCTGCAGCGGCTCCACGCGCACGTGCCGTGGATCTGCACGTGGGACGACCACGAGATCGCCAACGACGCCTGGGAGCACGGCGCCGAGAATCACGACGCCGGGCAGGGATCCTACTCCGGCCGCAAGCGAAACGGCGCGCAGGCCTACTTCGAATGGCTACCGATCCGCCCCCAATCGCTTCGTGACGGCGGGCAGCTCTATCGGCGCTTCGGCTGGGGCACCCTCGCCGAGCTGTCCATGCTCGACCTGCGGTCCTACCGTTCGGAGCAGCCCAAGTTCTACGAGGGCCGCGCGATCGACGACCCGGGCCGCACGATGACCGGCGCGGCGCAGTTCGACTGGCTCACCGGCGGGTTGACCTCCTCGACCGCGCGGTGGAACCTCGTGGGCAACTCGGTGATGATCACGCCCGTGCTGTTGCCGCCGCTCGACCCGCGAGTGACGAAGGCGCTCACCGATCTCACCGGCCTGCCCGAGGAGGGCGTGCCCTACAACGCTGACCAGTGGGACGGCTACGCGGCCGAGCGCCGCCGCCTGTTCGACACGATCGCCGACGCGGGGATCGACAACTGCGTGTTCCTCACCGGCGATATCCACACCTCGTGGGCATGCGACCTGCCGCGCCGCGCCGCCGCACCCGCCGAGGGACTGGTCGGCGCCGAATTCGTGGTCCCGTCAATCACTTCGAACAACATCGACGACATGATCGGGCTGCCGGAGGGCAATCCGCTGTCGGACGCCGCGGAGACCGCGCTGCCGGCCGTCAATCACCACATCCGCTGGGTCGACCTCGACCGGCACGGCTACGGCGTGTTCGAGCTGACCGAGGGCTTCGCGCACATGGACTACTTCGCGGTGTTCTCGCGCGAGGACGCCGGCACCGGAACCTACCGGATGGGCGGCTGGCGCAAGCCCCAAGGCAGCGGCCCGATCCAGCCCGCTGGACCTCTGCCGTAG
- a CDS encoding class I SAM-dependent methyltransferase, whose protein sequence is MSGPEENRWLASVRENPDKASEYAERWRRIEAEGNDIFGEARLADAMAPRGARILDAGCGTGRIGGYLHRAGHEVWGVDLDPTLIGVARADHPGPTWQVQNLAELSLVDGAGARIEFGLIISAGNVMGFLAGAERAASLRGIFAHLAPEGRAVIGFGSNWGWEFGDFVDESYAAGLELQSRYSTWELHPPNDDFFVGVFGRR, encoded by the coding sequence ATGAGCGGACCCGAGGAAAATCGCTGGCTGGCAAGTGTGCGGGAGAATCCCGATAAGGCGAGTGAATACGCGGAGCGTTGGCGCCGCATCGAGGCCGAGGGAAACGACATCTTCGGCGAGGCGCGGCTCGCGGACGCGATGGCGCCTCGCGGCGCGCGCATTCTCGACGCGGGCTGCGGGACCGGCCGCATCGGCGGCTACCTCCACCGCGCCGGGCACGAGGTGTGGGGAGTCGACCTCGACCCGACCCTCATCGGCGTGGCGCGCGCGGACCATCCGGGGCCGACGTGGCAGGTCCAGAACCTCGCCGAGCTCTCGCTCGTCGACGGCGCGGGCGCACGCATCGAGTTCGGCCTGATCATCAGCGCGGGCAACGTGATGGGCTTCCTCGCCGGCGCCGAGCGCGCCGCGAGCCTACGCGGGATCTTCGCGCACCTGGCGCCGGAGGGCCGCGCCGTGATCGGCTTCGGGAGCAACTGGGGCTGGGAGTTCGGCGACTTCGTCGACGAGTCCTACGCCGCAGGGCTCGAGCTGCAGTCGCGCTATTCGACCTGGGAGCTGCATCCGCCGAACGACGATTTCTTCGTCGGGGTATTCGGCCGCCGGTAG
- a CDS encoding ROK family transcriptional regulator — MTDQTPLPTSAPTFRVSDVSAAQVLRAIRFRGPVSRSEVADVTGLSKATVARAVTTLQDLGAVRPQPGRMSQGATGRPGAMLELDPAGPVAIAVHIGLKNSVVAVCDLSCRVLAAREIPTESSPGDAVDTLSAEAFRLLDGFRGRRLAAGGVATAARVTGGGCVDHDLLGWAGTPLGELFTETIGVPFSVAPHVEAMAAAELLVGHERHSGTTLLVYGREYIGSALAIDGVVHQPSAGPADLRYLPFGKVPHLDDRGEGLIDTVSDHGLVRAARKHGLTAESVSALGELAAGEGGESGEARAILRDRALALGRVVGTVSAVLRPDTVVLAGQAFTDHPKYLPDVLAGSREVAVAGRAPALRVSTAGRRIQEQAAMAVALDRLCADPEAVLSVGARPGGEESRQKSSPKSGFAA, encoded by the coding sequence GTGACCGATCAAACTCCCCTCCCCACGAGTGCCCCGACGTTTCGGGTATCCGACGTCAGCGCTGCGCAGGTGCTGCGCGCCATCCGCTTCCGCGGCCCGGTGTCGCGGTCAGAGGTCGCCGACGTGACCGGACTGTCCAAGGCGACGGTGGCGCGCGCCGTCACGACCCTCCAGGACCTCGGCGCGGTGCGCCCGCAGCCCGGCCGGATGAGCCAGGGGGCGACGGGTCGGCCCGGCGCGATGCTCGAGCTCGACCCCGCCGGGCCCGTCGCCATCGCGGTGCACATCGGTTTGAAGAACTCGGTCGTCGCTGTGTGCGACCTGAGCTGCCGCGTGCTCGCCGCGCGCGAGATCCCCACCGAATCCTCGCCGGGCGACGCCGTCGACACGCTCTCCGCCGAGGCCTTCCGGCTGCTCGACGGATTCCGCGGGCGCCGGCTCGCCGCGGGCGGCGTCGCGACGGCGGCCCGCGTGACCGGCGGCGGCTGCGTGGACCACGACCTCCTCGGCTGGGCCGGCACGCCGCTGGGTGAGCTGTTCACCGAGACGATCGGCGTGCCCTTCTCGGTGGCCCCCCACGTGGAGGCGATGGCCGCGGCGGAACTGCTCGTCGGCCACGAGAGGCACTCCGGGACGACGCTGCTCGTCTACGGACGTGAGTACATCGGCTCGGCGCTCGCGATCGACGGCGTCGTGCACCAGCCGTCGGCCGGACCCGCCGACCTGCGCTACCTTCCGTTCGGCAAGGTTCCTCACCTCGACGACCGCGGCGAGGGGCTCATTGACACGGTCTCCGATCACGGTCTCGTCCGCGCTGCACGAAAGCATGGTCTGACGGCGGAAAGTGTGAGCGCCCTCGGCGAGCTCGCCGCCGGCGAGGGTGGAGAGTCCGGCGAGGCGCGTGCGATCCTGCGGGACCGCGCGCTCGCGCTCGGCCGCGTCGTGGGCACTGTCTCGGCGGTCCTGCGCCCGGACACCGTCGTCCTCGCCGGCCAGGCCTTCACCGACCATCCGAAATATCTGCCCGATGTGCTCGCCGGGTCTCGCGAGGTCGCCGTCGCGGGCCGGGCCCCCGCACTGCGCGTGTCCACGGCGGGACGCCGGATTCAGGAACAGGCCGCGATGGCCGTCGCGCTCGACAGGCTGTGCGCGGATCCGGAGGCAGTGCTCTCGGTCGGCGCCCGCCCGGGCGGTGAGGAGTCTCGACAAAAGTCGAGCCCGAAAAGCGGATTCGCAGCCTGA
- a CDS encoding ABC transporter permease, with translation MTSLLAAPPAAPATDTSPAPVSSSASPPDRGRRRLPTGPGLLRWLSPVAIIIVWQLASFFGLLPERVLPAPQLIAEAGWELTQGGQLGEALLISTGRVLQGLALGIAAGLVAGVVVGSSRIADYLLDPPLQMIRALPHLGLIPLFILWFGIGEVPKVLLIALGVFFPIYLTIAAGIRQIDPKLLEVARVFRFSRRQRLTDVILPSVAPQALVGLRQSLAIAWLTLIVAEQLNATSGLGYLIMNARDFLQVDVILVGLVVYAILGVATDALVRALERRALRHYH, from the coding sequence ATGACCTCCTTACTCGCCGCGCCACCCGCGGCACCGGCCACCGACACCTCTCCGGCCCCCGTATCGAGCTCGGCCTCCCCACCTGACAGGGGCCGACGACGACTACCCACCGGCCCCGGACTACTGCGCTGGCTGTCGCCGGTCGCGATCATCATCGTGTGGCAGCTCGCCTCGTTCTTCGGCCTGCTCCCCGAGCGCGTCCTCCCGGCGCCGCAGCTCATCGCCGAAGCCGGCTGGGAGCTGACCCAGGGCGGCCAGCTCGGCGAGGCTCTGCTCATTTCCACCGGCCGCGTCCTCCAGGGGCTCGCGCTCGGCATCGCCGCAGGCCTCGTCGCCGGCGTTGTCGTCGGCAGCTCCCGAATCGCCGATTATCTCCTCGATCCGCCTCTACAAATGATCAGGGCGCTGCCGCACCTCGGCCTCATCCCCCTGTTCATCCTGTGGTTCGGCATCGGCGAGGTGCCGAAGGTGTTGCTCATCGCCCTCGGCGTGTTCTTCCCCATCTACCTCACGATCGCGGCGGGCATCCGCCAGATCGACCCGAAGTTGCTCGAGGTCGCGCGGGTATTCCGGTTCTCCCGGCGCCAGCGCCTCACCGACGTCATCCTCCCCTCCGTCGCACCCCAGGCGCTGGTCGGGCTGCGGCAGTCCCTCGCTATCGCCTGGCTCACCCTCATCGTCGCCGAGCAGCTCAACGCGACGAGCGGGCTCGGCTACCTCATCATGAACGCCCGAGATTTCCTGCAGGTCGACGTCATTCTCGTGGGTCTCGTCGTGTACGCGATCCTCGGCGTCGCCACCGACGCGCTCGTCCGCGCCCTCGAACGCCGCGCGCTGCGCCACTACCACTAG
- a CDS encoding ABC transporter ATP-binding protein, whose translation MTLTAHSHQATVDATDSGAAALLEDVTRSFGATPVLRGLDLRIGAGEIVSLIGRSGSGKSTALRLLAGLDDDAGGRILLSGNPSVVFQSPSLLPWRTVAGNVAHGLNQIDISPAEKAERVAGTLAEVGLGEHSGAYPGELSGGQAQRASLARALVGAPELLLLDEPFSALDAITRHTMHGLLLSLWRHHGFGILLVTHDVDEAVALSDRVDVLVDGRVAHSERIDSPRAEEPDPRHKAHLLEHLGVHA comes from the coding sequence ATGACCCTCACCGCACATTCCCACCAGGCCACCGTCGACGCCACCGACTCGGGCGCCGCCGCACTCCTAGAGGACGTCACCCGCAGCTTCGGCGCGACACCCGTGCTCCGCGGCCTCGACCTGCGCATCGGCGCGGGCGAGATCGTCTCGCTCATCGGCCGCAGCGGTAGCGGCAAGTCCACCGCCCTCCGCCTGCTTGCAGGTTTGGACGATGACGCCGGAGGGCGCATCCTCCTTTCCGGCAACCCCTCCGTGGTCTTCCAGTCCCCCAGCCTCCTGCCGTGGCGCACCGTGGCCGGCAATGTCGCGCACGGCCTCAACCAAATCGATATCTCGCCGGCCGAGAAGGCCGAGCGCGTCGCGGGCACGCTTGCCGAGGTCGGTCTCGGCGAGCATTCGGGTGCGTACCCCGGCGAGCTCTCCGGCGGCCAGGCACAGCGCGCCTCGTTGGCCCGCGCCCTCGTCGGCGCGCCTGAGCTGCTGCTGCTCGACGAACCGTTCAGCGCACTCGATGCGATCACGCGGCACACGATGCACGGGCTACTACTTTCGTTGTGGCGGCACCACGGCTTCGGGATCCTGCTCGTCACCCACGACGTCGACGAGGCGGTCGCGCTCTCGGATCGCGTGGACGTGCTCGTCGACGGGCGCGTCGCGCATTCCGAGCGGATCGACTCCCCGCGCGCCGAGGAGCCGGACCCTCGCCACAAGGCACACCTGCTCGAGCACCTGGGCGTGCACGCATGA
- a CDS encoding ABC transporter substrate-binding protein, whose protein sequence is MSHSRTHPRTRHNSRTLALIAALLAGVLVFTSACVTSEADQAKEAAEPERVPLDSLGDLTLQVGDQKGGTQSLLQAAGELDELPYQIEWSTFTSGPPQVEALTAGQIDFAVTGNTPPIFGASSGARIKIVSATNMAGEGDQILSKADSQIASVADLKGKKVAVGKGTSAHGNLLLQLQKAGLGIDDIEPVYLQPAEASAAFSRGDVDAWAIWDPYTALTETTEHVRVLATAESVSNGAEFGLASLDALGDSKRSTALADLVQRIARASDWAAANPDEWAEKYSQAVDVPLEPAKIAQRRRQDRQAVPADALNDSEQSIADAFADAELIEPFSFADFVDTRYAPDLEPYFDEP, encoded by the coding sequence ATGAGCCATTCCCGCACCCATCCCCGAACGCGCCACAACTCTCGCACCCTTGCACTTATCGCGGCGCTGCTCGCCGGCGTTCTCGTGTTCACCTCGGCGTGCGTCACGAGCGAGGCCGACCAGGCGAAGGAGGCCGCCGAGCCCGAGCGCGTCCCGCTCGATTCGCTCGGAGATCTCACGCTCCAGGTCGGCGACCAGAAGGGCGGCACGCAGTCGCTCCTGCAGGCCGCCGGCGAGCTCGACGAGCTCCCCTACCAGATCGAATGGTCGACCTTTACTTCCGGACCGCCGCAGGTAGAGGCTCTCACGGCGGGGCAGATCGACTTCGCCGTCACCGGCAATACCCCGCCGATCTTCGGCGCCTCCTCGGGCGCGCGGATAAAGATCGTCTCAGCGACGAACATGGCCGGGGAGGGCGACCAGATCCTCTCGAAGGCCGACTCACAGATCGCCTCGGTCGCCGATCTCAAGGGTAAGAAGGTCGCCGTCGGCAAGGGCACCTCGGCGCACGGCAACCTGCTACTCCAGTTGCAGAAGGCCGGGCTCGGGATCGACGATATCGAGCCCGTGTATCTGCAGCCGGCCGAGGCGTCCGCCGCGTTCAGCCGCGGCGATGTCGATGCCTGGGCAATCTGGGATCCGTACACGGCGCTCACCGAGACCACCGAGCACGTTCGCGTGCTCGCCACGGCCGAGTCGGTGTCCAATGGCGCGGAGTTCGGCCTCGCCTCCCTCGACGCGCTCGGCGATTCGAAGCGCAGCACCGCGCTCGCCGATCTCGTACAGCGGATCGCGAGGGCCTCGGATTGGGCAGCCGCGAACCCGGACGAATGGGCCGAAAAATATTCGCAGGCAGTCGACGTACCGCTCGAACCTGCGAAGATCGCGCAGCGGCGCCGTCAGGACAGGCAAGCTGTTCCGGCCGATGCTCTCAACGACTCCGAGCAGTCCATCGCCGATGCCTTCGCAGACGCCGAGCTCATCGAGCCGTTCTCCTTCGCCGATTTCGTCGACACCCGATACGCGCCCGACCTGGAGCCCTACTTCGACGAACCGTAG